In the Sulfolobales archaeon genome, TGCCTCAGCCCCCCTAGCTGTGTTTGTTATCCAATGCCTCTTATTAATTCTATAGATAGGTATTACCTCTTCACCTATAACAGTAGCCCTTATATCCCTACCAGGCTTTCTAACATATTCCTGAATAAGCCCATATATAGCTTGGGGCCCTATAGCCTCTCTATGGCTTGTTATCGCTTGAAGCTCCTCAGGATCTCTTGCCATGGAGATAAGCCTGCCCCAGCTCCCCTGAGAAGGCTTATACACAAGGGGATATCCAATGGCCTCGGCACTCCTCCTAATAGCCTCAGCTCCGAAGGATGCATAGCTCCTTGGAACAGGGATCCCGGATCTCGATAAGATCGATAGACACCATATCTTACTCTGAGAGATAGCTGTTGATATCGAGCTATTGATAACCCTCACCCCAGAGCCCTCGAGGGCTGCGCTTGATTCCAGCGCAGCAGATCTGCTAACGCTCCTCTGGATCGCTATCTGATATCTACTCCAGAAGCTTCCACCCACCTCTATGGGCTCCCTACTTATATCTATCATATCAAAAGCAACACCCATGTTCCTAAGTGCATCAGCTATCCTCTCCTCCTCCCACCTAGCTACTGAGTAGTATACTATGAGTATCAACTAAGACCCTTCAGAGCCAGCCTATTCTCCCCAATCCTCTCCAACGCCTTGGAAAGGCTTTAACTTGATCCCCTCACCCGAAACAATGATCTCTATTGTTGCACCGCAATCATGATCCACGAGTTCGCCCGAAACAGGATCCTCAGGGATTTCTAGGGGCCTACCACATACAGGGCATCTGGCGTTCATAGCATCACCAAATCTATGCTATGTGGTGCGCCCCATATAAGTAATAGGGCCATGAGATAGTATTAGCTGGTAATTGTTACAGCAGGTTTGGTTCGATCTTAATAAGATCCTCATGGAGACCTTATCCGGATTTAGAGCTATTTCCACCTAGAATCCTATATCATAGGTGGTGGTAGGGTTAGACGAGATAGATTATAAGATCCTCGAGATCTTGAGGGGGAATGGAAGAGCATCATATACAGAGATAGCAAAAGCAGTAGGGCTAAGCGAGG is a window encoding:
- the lysX gene encoding lysine biosynthesis protein LysX — its product is MILIVYYSVARWEEERIADALRNMGVAFDMIDISREPIEVGGSFWSRYQIAIQRSVSRSAALESSAALEGSGVRVINSSISTAISQSKIWCLSILSRSGIPVPRSYASFGAEAIRRSAEAIGYPLVYKPSQGSWGRLISMARDPEELQAITSHREAIGPQAIYGLIQEYVRKPGRDIRATVIGEEVIPIYRINKRHWITNTARGAEAAPAPRDPELIEISIKAAKALGLEIAGIDIFEHPEKGYVVNEANPVPEFKNVARVTGIDIGRLIAEYAVAQLKR
- the lysW/argW gene encoding alpha-aminoadipate/glutamate carrier protein LysW/ArgW, producing the protein MNARCPVCGRPLEIPEDPVSGELVDHDCGATIEIIVSGEGIKLKPFQGVGEDWGE